The proteins below are encoded in one region of Synergistaceae bacterium:
- a CDS encoding fused MFS/spermidine synthase, with protein sequence MDSIKTKSYKATAATDKNSERKDGKNRFRFGALEVASFLCGAAVMVLEMAGSRVIAPYMGTSLVVWTALIGVIMASLSAGYWLGGVAADFRPDQKVLARIVLLASFCTGFLALFANPILTFLSKTISSVYISSVFAALLLFALPSVLLGMVSPFIVRLAMRDVGSSGKTVGRFSALSSTGSILGTFLGGFVLISVFAAGTILLLVAFTLTVVALLLYRSIWKKANVLCVAFLMLVAGTKLWGMPMMPIGEHVDTAYNHIWIAEQTRPNGRRARFLMTAAVGEGAQSIIYTDNPSELVSDYTKFYDLAFYYNPGVQKILMLGGGGYCVPRHLVATHVNEARFPTFSMDIVEIDPGITKVARKYFDLRDSPALSVYHEDARSYLNRAVRNPNLAGSYDAVFADVFASWYTIPFHLATVEAAENMSKLLAPNGVLVSNVISSLRGPKSGVFHGIYAALSQVFPRVLIFPASRPEAPFAQARQNIMIVAFKSVDELPILPPYDPEISRLLSHRWMEPFTPSIPPFTDAFAPVERYALME encoded by the coding sequence ATGGACTCCATTAAAACCAAGTCTTACAAAGCTACCGCCGCCACAGATAAAAACAGCGAGCGGAAAGACGGCAAGAACCGTTTTCGTTTTGGCGCGCTGGAGGTCGCTTCCTTTCTCTGCGGCGCCGCTGTCATGGTCTTGGAAATGGCGGGATCTCGCGTGATTGCCCCCTATATGGGGACGTCTTTGGTGGTCTGGACAGCCTTGATCGGCGTCATTATGGCCAGTCTCAGCGCGGGTTACTGGCTGGGCGGAGTTGCGGCGGACTTTCGCCCTGATCAGAAGGTCTTGGCGAGGATTGTTCTGCTGGCCTCCTTTTGTACGGGTTTTCTGGCCCTCTTCGCGAATCCCATTTTGACGTTTCTCTCCAAAACCATCAGCAGCGTCTATATCTCCTCCGTCTTCGCGGCCTTGTTGCTTTTCGCCCTGCCCAGCGTATTGTTGGGGATGGTGTCCCCTTTCATCGTGCGCTTGGCCATGCGGGACGTAGGATCCTCTGGAAAGACTGTGGGACGGTTCTCGGCCCTGTCCTCAACGGGCAGCATTCTGGGGACGTTTCTGGGCGGGTTCGTCTTGATCTCGGTCTTCGCCGCAGGGACCATTCTTCTGCTGGTGGCTTTTACCCTGACGGTTGTGGCCCTTCTGCTCTATCGGTCGATCTGGAAGAAAGCTAACGTGCTCTGCGTAGCGTTTCTGATGTTAGTGGCGGGGACAAAGCTCTGGGGAATGCCCATGATGCCCATCGGCGAGCACGTGGACACGGCTTACAATCACATCTGGATCGCGGAGCAGACACGCCCCAACGGACGCCGCGCCCGCTTTTTGATGACCGCGGCGGTGGGAGAGGGAGCCCAGTCCATCATCTACACAGATAATCCCTCGGAACTGGTCAGCGATTACACCAAGTTCTACGATCTGGCTTTTTACTACAACCCCGGCGTGCAAAAGATCTTGATGCTGGGAGGCGGTGGATACTGTGTCCCTCGCCACCTGGTTGCCACTCACGTGAATGAGGCTCGGTTTCCCACCTTTTCTATGGATATCGTGGAGATCGACCCAGGTATCACAAAGGTCGCGCGGAAATACTTCGACCTTCGGGACAGTCCCGCCCTCTCCGTTTACCATGAAGACGCCCGGAGTTACCTGAACAGAGCCGTCAGGAACCCTAATTTGGCGGGGTCTTACGACGCGGTCTTCGCGGACGTGTTCGCTTCCTGGTACACAATCCCCTTCCATCTGGCCACGGTGGAGGCCGCGGAAAACATGTCGAAGCTCTTGGCCCCCAACGGAGTATTGGTCTCTAACGTTATTTCCTCCTTGCGCGGTCCCAAGAGCGGCGTTTTTCACGGCATCTACGCGGCTCTCAGCCAGGTTTTCCCTCGGGTGCTGATTTTTCCCGCCTCGCGTCCTGAAGCGCCCTTCGCCCAAGCGCGGCAGAACATTATGATTGTAGCCTTCAAGTCGGTGGACGAGCTGCCCATCTTGCCCCCCTACGACCCCGAAATATCCCGCCTGCTTTCTCACCGATGGATGGAGCCCTTCACCCCCTCGATTCCCCCTTTTACGGACGCCTTTGCTCCTGTGGAGCGCTACGCTTTGATGGAATAA
- a CDS encoding DUF4118 domain-containing protein yields the protein MTAFIIAVSTLLCGVSSFFSSTDIYAPLIFVLTVLMVSRLTEGYFYGIFTSIIAVFGVNYVFTYPYFAFNFTISGYPLTFFTMLAVSVITSTLTTQIKQQEKLRIETEKEKLRANLLRAISHDLRTPLTSIVGSTSAILEDENRLTDDQKRDLLREVRDDALWLIRMVENLLSITRMGGEAAIHKQPEVLEELVGSAVHKFRRGYPTAPLHVSIPDEPIFIYVDIILIEQVLMNLMENAINHGKPLTRINLSTIVEREEVIFSVENDGKQIDESILSRLFDGYCARTDERGEIGSRRNMGIGLSVCASIIKAHGGKISAENIASGGVRFRFSLPS from the coding sequence ATGACCGCCTTTATCATCGCGGTATCTACGTTGCTGTGTGGCGTTTCGAGTTTTTTCAGCAGTACGGATATTTACGCGCCATTGATTTTCGTGCTGACCGTTCTAATGGTGTCCCGGTTGACCGAAGGTTATTTTTATGGCATTTTCACGTCGATTATCGCGGTTTTTGGTGTCAATTACGTGTTCACTTATCCTTATTTTGCTTTCAATTTCACGATCAGCGGTTATCCTTTGACGTTTTTCACGATGTTGGCGGTGTCGGTCATCACCAGCACCCTCACCACGCAAATCAAACAGCAGGAAAAACTGCGCATCGAAACGGAAAAAGAAAAACTGCGCGCTAATTTGTTGCGGGCAATTTCACACGATCTGAGAACTCCTCTCACCTCCATCGTCGGGTCCACTTCTGCGATCTTGGAGGACGAAAATCGCTTGACCGACGACCAGAAGCGCGACTTACTGCGAGAGGTCAGGGACGATGCTCTGTGGCTTATCCGCATGGTGGAAAATCTTCTATCCATCACGCGGATGGGGGGAGAGGCGGCCATTCACAAACAACCGGAGGTTCTGGAGGAACTGGTCGGGTCGGCCGTCCATAAATTCCGTAGAGGTTATCCTACTGCGCCTTTGCATGTCTCGATACCCGATGAACCGATCTTTATTTATGTGGATATCATTCTCATCGAGCAGGTCTTGATGAACCTTATGGAAAATGCTATAAATCACGGAAAGCCACTAACGCGTATCAATCTGTCCACCATAGTGGAAAGGGAGGAAGTGATTTTCTCCGTGGAAAACGATGGAAAACAGATCGATGAGTCTATACTGTCTCGCCTCTTCGATGGATACTGCGCTAGGACCGATGAAAGGGGAGAAATCGGCAGCAGGCGCAATATGGGAATTGGATTATCGGTGTGCGCGTCAATTATCAAGGCGCACGGTGGGAAGATTTCCGCGGAAAACATAGCGTCCGGCGGAGTTCGTTTCCGTTTTTCGTTGCCGTCGTAG
- a CDS encoding response regulator transcription factor — protein sequence MPLKDRILIVEDENSISHFIAAVLTSNKYDVIVARTGSEAYTMITSQCPDLVLLDLGLPDMDGISIIKMVREWSRLPIVVVSARMHERDKVEALDMGADDYITKPFGPSELLARIRTAIRHTRNTLPDVTQKGKYQVADLVIDYDKHQVLIAGVNARLTHNEYRVIALLGQYAGKVITYDYLLREIWGPRLKGDNQILRVNMANIRRKIEKNPAEPEYIFTEAGVGYRLREEE from the coding sequence ATGCCTCTTAAAGACCGTATATTAATTGTAGAAGACGAAAACAGTATTAGCCATTTCATCGCGGCGGTTTTGACTTCCAATAAGTACGACGTGATTGTCGCGCGAACAGGATCGGAAGCCTATACTATGATCACGTCCCAATGTCCTGATCTTGTTTTGCTGGATTTAGGTCTTCCGGATATGGATGGGATTTCCATCATTAAGATGGTTCGTGAATGGTCACGGCTTCCTATTGTGGTGGTTTCCGCCAGAATGCACGAACGAGATAAAGTGGAGGCTCTGGATATGGGGGCTGACGACTACATCACGAAACCCTTCGGCCCGTCGGAGCTGTTGGCCCGCATACGCACGGCAATTCGACATACCCGGAACACGCTCCCCGACGTAACACAAAAAGGCAAATATCAGGTTGCCGACTTGGTGATCGACTACGACAAACATCAAGTACTCATCGCTGGCGTCAACGCTCGCCTCACGCACAACGAGTACAGGGTCATAGCCTTGTTAGGGCAGTACGCGGGTAAGGTGATCACGTATGACTACCTTTTGAGAGAGATCTGGGGTCCCAGATTGAAGGGAGACAACCAGATTCTCAGAGTGAACATGGCCAATATTCGGCGAAAGATCGAAAAAAACCCGGCGGAACCGGAATATATTTTCACGGAAGCGGGCGTTGGCTACCGCCTACGGGAAGAGGAATGA
- a CDS encoding S-layer homology domain-containing protein, with protein sequence MKKYLVAITVVVLATVAAPAFAAINPFMDVPLNHWSYDAIGQLAARGVLSGYPDGTYKGRQPTTRYEMSSALARSLALVDMTKATKQDVETLKRLVVEFKDELDALGVRADQLDIRLDVIESRLNGWRISGVMRLDIDDQDDNDDKDGRASLTRARLIFERWFGEDESLKFTGRINVNGDGIRYELFNVEMPAYWDSTLTVGRFVWDSEAAYYMNGNDLLNVPWLGNDGYLTDRYVDGLGVRKSFGLGKFSAYLARPQSGTLGGQDEHPWSMWEAFAMGEVQFTERFGFDLGVQYFGGDDSTAKRNSIDPATQKSWVDADGVAVKEGDQPGYRVNSIFTVFGGLRFDFSENIALKGIYYHQDANVDTSGVALDDTLYIGDKGWHDAQWDSKSAYKIILDINQDLLKFTSLWLEYDQLDGYFVMPKGNNLWGGYSGAPSTTWNGQDPRNTAFTLAGLPLPGNIVRADTTIWKIGAQQKWNDKWTTALYFGNHEWEATTNPSATQFDVGVKYQYTPNVAFGLAYSMFDYDKAATDMGAKDENVIHFRSEITF encoded by the coding sequence ATGAAAAAGTATTTAGTAGCAATCACGGTAGTCGTTTTGGCTACTGTAGCGGCGCCGGCTTTTGCGGCCATTAATCCGTTTATGGACGTGCCGCTTAACCACTGGTCTTACGACGCCATCGGCCAGTTGGCCGCGCGGGGAGTTCTGTCGGGTTATCCAGACGGGACTTATAAAGGCAGACAGCCGACTACTCGTTATGAGATGTCGTCCGCTCTCGCTCGTTCTCTGGCCCTCGTTGACATGACCAAGGCCACGAAGCAGGATGTGGAAACGCTGAAGAGGTTGGTTGTGGAGTTCAAAGACGAACTGGACGCTCTGGGTGTCCGCGCTGATCAGCTTGACATTCGTCTGGATGTTATCGAGAGTCGCCTCAACGGTTGGAGAATCAGCGGCGTTATGCGTCTGGATATTGATGATCAGGATGACAACGATGATAAGGATGGCCGCGCAAGTCTGACCAGGGCGCGTCTGATCTTTGAGCGTTGGTTTGGTGAGGATGAATCCCTGAAGTTTACAGGCCGTATCAACGTTAATGGCGATGGTATAAGATATGAGCTTTTCAACGTGGAGATGCCGGCATATTGGGATTCTACTTTGACGGTAGGGCGTTTTGTTTGGGATAGCGAAGCCGCTTATTATATGAACGGTAACGACTTGCTGAATGTTCCTTGGTTGGGCAATGACGGCTATTTGACGGATCGTTACGTTGATGGTTTAGGCGTGCGAAAAAGTTTTGGCTTGGGTAAGTTCAGCGCTTATTTGGCGCGTCCCCAATCAGGAACTCTAGGAGGTCAGGATGAACATCCCTGGAGTATGTGGGAAGCCTTTGCGATGGGAGAAGTCCAATTCACGGAACGGTTTGGTTTCGACCTGGGAGTTCAGTATTTTGGTGGTGACGACTCGACTGCGAAACGTAATTCTATTGACCCTGCTACGCAAAAGTCATGGGTAGACGCTGACGGAGTGGCCGTGAAAGAGGGCGATCAGCCAGGTTATCGTGTAAATTCTATCTTCACGGTTTTCGGAGGTTTGCGCTTTGATTTCAGTGAGAACATCGCGCTGAAGGGCATTTACTATCACCAGGATGCCAATGTGGATACCAGTGGTGTGGCTCTCGACGATACTCTTTATATTGGCGATAAGGGATGGCATGATGCTCAGTGGGACAGTAAGTCGGCATACAAGATTATTCTCGACATCAATCAGGATCTTTTGAAGTTTACGAGCCTCTGGTTGGAATATGATCAGCTAGATGGTTACTTTGTAATGCCCAAAGGTAATAACCTCTGGGGAGGTTATAGTGGTGCCCCAAGCACAACTTGGAACGGTCAAGATCCAAGAAATACAGCTTTTACATTGGCGGGTTTACCACTCCCTGGCAATATTGTAAGAGCGGATACTACTATTTGGAAGATTGGCGCACAGCAGAAGTGGAATGACAAGTGGACTACGGCTCTTTATTTCGGAAACCATGAGTGGGAGGCCACAACAAACCCCAGCGCTACGCAGTTCGATGTCGGTGTGAAGTATCAGTATACTCCTAATGTAGCCTTTGGTTTGGCCTATTCGATGTTTGATTATGATAAGGCCGCTACCGATATGGGAGCTAAGGACGAGAACGTCATTCACTTCCGTAGCGAAATCACGTTCTAG
- a CDS encoding non-canonical purine NTP pyrophosphatase — translation MFFERLLLATSNRGKYEEFLELLPRDKVRELLFAPLLVSQINPSPNPNPNPNPNPNPPQVEETGTTYATNAFLKARAWAEASNLPCLADDSGLEVEALSWGPGVRSARVVDGTDADRNRWLLAQLERVARKKKQDTPNDLNSNRARFVAAVALAVPFSPEKGEWTLVHEGICNGRLGKDARGTAGFGYDPLFIPDGYEVSFGELSSAVKNKISHRAKALQALLKALS, via the coding sequence TTGTTTTTCGAGCGTCTTTTGTTGGCCACCAGCAATCGTGGCAAATATGAAGAATTTTTGGAATTGTTACCACGCGACAAGGTAAGAGAGCTTCTTTTCGCGCCTCTCTTGGTGTCGCAAATAAACCCTAGCCCTAATCCAAACCCAAACCCAAACCCAAACCCAAACCCTCCTCAGGTGGAGGAAACAGGAACGACCTACGCTACCAACGCTTTTTTGAAGGCGCGCGCCTGGGCGGAGGCTTCGAATTTGCCTTGTCTGGCGGATGACAGCGGTCTGGAGGTCGAAGCTCTCTCCTGGGGGCCAGGAGTTCGTTCCGCAAGGGTGGTAGATGGTACGGACGCGGACCGTAACCGATGGCTTTTAGCGCAACTGGAGCGGGTGGCGCGAAAGAAAAAACAAGACACCCCAAACGACCTCAACAGTAACCGCGCCCGCTTCGTGGCGGCCGTCGCTTTGGCGGTTCCCTTCTCTCCCGAAAAAGGAGAGTGGACTCTAGTCCATGAGGGCATCTGTAACGGACGTTTGGGGAAAGACGCGAGGGGAACCGCTGGATTCGGTTACGATCCTCTTTTCATCCCCGACGGTTACGAAGTTTCTTTTGGTGAACTTTCTTCCGCCGTCAAAAATAAAATATCCCACCGAGCGAAGGCCCTGCAAGCTCTTTTGAAGGCTCTTTCTTGA
- a CDS encoding GerMN domain-containing protein has translation MARRKSDGYSERYREEMLEREFEERVKAKRKRSPRHSSSSQKRGKKTRAPLLLRVLAWCGVILLCFVVGYLGASSLLRLLDERVFERKIEVGSGGVEEGVRGTNFADIRLDMQKTTLSLFYPKEGVLKEEKVEIISRTFEGNIQDAVHKLLSLSNLFSNEVYVKHVFRNVDTVYLDFSGPFISALNTAGNNFSTQFITGIVHTMRDNFHPISKVRFLVDSKIVSSGAPVDLAVVWQLPR, from the coding sequence ATGGCCCGCCGGAAAAGTGACGGTTATTCCGAACGTTATAGGGAAGAAATGTTAGAGCGGGAGTTCGAAGAGCGGGTAAAGGCTAAACGCAAGCGTTCCCCCCGGCATTCTTCGAGCTCTCAAAAACGAGGGAAAAAGACGAGAGCGCCTCTTCTTCTTCGTGTCCTGGCTTGGTGTGGAGTGATTTTACTCTGCTTTGTGGTGGGCTATCTGGGGGCTTCTTCTCTCTTGAGGCTGCTTGACGAGCGCGTCTTCGAGCGGAAAATCGAGGTTGGAAGCGGCGGCGTGGAGGAGGGCGTGAGAGGCACTAACTTTGCCGACATCAGATTAGACATGCAAAAAACCACTTTGTCGCTTTTTTATCCGAAGGAGGGGGTTCTAAAGGAGGAAAAGGTTGAGATTATCTCCCGCACCTTCGAGGGCAACATTCAAGACGCGGTCCACAAGTTACTTTCTCTCAGTAATTTGTTTAGCAATGAAGTTTACGTGAAACATGTTTTCAGGAATGTCGATACAGTTTACTTGGATTTTTCAGGACCTTTCATTTCCGCTTTGAACACGGCGGGGAATAACTTCAGCACGCAGTTTATAACAGGCATCGTGCACACGATGCGCGACAACTTTCACCCTATCAGCAAGGTGCGCTTCTTGGTGGATTCTAAAATTGTCAGCTCAGGGGCGCCTGTGGACTTGGCGGTTGTTTGGCAATTGCCCAGGTAA
- a CDS encoding N-acetylmuramoyl-L-alanine amidase produces MITAIVSALCLFWAVPSEAGIAILYKGNTALGEIPTMATMDGEGEFFISIADAGALLGLNAMVAGEELQLSLGNKKLRIVLNAVAAWYNSQLVPLYGASYVQDGRWWLDVPSSLSLLQRFAGYGKEDRLRVEQSKEASSPKKNSDPPSAQTAQTEPILVAAPSAVSPIANEVEVVGVSDPVAPTASPVVTRSTLAAEPPVVVAYQSVAPETATPQTATSQTTMPQTTMPQTAVSQTAVSQIIGELRALRWSTSREKIRAVADCSDATNPEVKVVSGQVSMKFASMVDALQGIPSPYENVRVELTKGADGSATLTFFATGVRVEKLVLNDPRRIVLDFIFAVPTPIRETLVVQTPDPPIEIPAIEIPAATRPSRDVAQPSGKILVVLDPGHGGKDPGAMGNNLKEKDINLAIGLKMEKTLKAKGFDVKMTRKTDVYLKLQERTDIANKANADMFVSIHVNSLPPGKNSAGFEIYLMALPTDNDALTLAEIENREYLEDKAGSGAVSDHRTEVLLKILGDMQQNNKINESTVAAEVLFKTGNASRLPMKRVAQAPFFVLRGAMMPAVLLETGFITNTKEAKLLAHPDYQQKIADAMTDGVYNYLRQR; encoded by the coding sequence TTGATCACAGCGATTGTCTCCGCGCTTTGCCTGTTTTGGGCTGTGCCATCGGAAGCGGGAATAGCCATATTATACAAAGGAAACACCGCCTTGGGAGAAATTCCCACGATGGCCACGATGGATGGAGAGGGAGAATTTTTCATCTCTATCGCGGACGCGGGAGCCCTTTTGGGATTGAACGCCATGGTTGCCGGAGAGGAATTACAGCTTTCCCTTGGAAACAAAAAGCTGAGGATCGTTCTGAACGCTGTGGCGGCTTGGTACAACTCTCAGTTGGTGCCGCTCTATGGGGCTAGCTATGTACAGGACGGTCGTTGGTGGCTGGATGTTCCCTCTTCGTTGAGTCTTTTGCAGCGCTTTGCCGGCTACGGAAAAGAGGACAGGCTCCGAGTCGAGCAATCGAAAGAAGCGTCAAGCCCCAAGAAAAATTCAGACCCTCCTTCGGCTCAAACGGCTCAAACGGAGCCCATTCTCGTCGCCGCGCCTTCGGCCGTCTCCCCAATAGCGAACGAGGTGGAGGTGGTAGGTGTATCGGACCCCGTAGCGCCCACAGCATCGCCTGTGGTCACGCGCTCCACTCTCGCGGCGGAGCCCCCAGTAGTCGTTGCTTACCAAAGCGTAGCGCCTGAGACCGCAACGCCTCAGACGGCAACGTCTCAGACCACAATGCCTCAAACCACAATGCCTCAAACCGCGGTATCGCAGACTGCGGTATCTCAAATAATAGGCGAGCTTCGCGCTCTGCGGTGGAGCACTTCCCGCGAAAAAATACGGGCCGTGGCCGACTGTAGCGACGCAACAAATCCAGAGGTCAAAGTGGTTTCGGGGCAGGTTTCCATGAAGTTCGCGAGCATGGTCGACGCCCTCCAGGGCATTCCCTCGCCCTACGAAAACGTCAGGGTGGAATTGACCAAAGGCGCGGATGGTTCTGCCACGCTCACTTTTTTCGCGACGGGCGTAAGGGTCGAGAAATTGGTTTTAAATGACCCCAGACGTATTGTATTGGATTTCATTTTTGCCGTTCCGACACCTATTCGGGAGACTCTAGTGGTTCAGACCCCAGACCCGCCCATTGAGATTCCCGCTATTGAGATTCCCGCTGCGACGCGGCCTTCCCGGGACGTCGCGCAACCATCGGGTAAAATTCTGGTGGTGTTGGACCCCGGACACGGAGGCAAGGATCCGGGGGCCATGGGGAACAACCTCAAGGAAAAAGACATCAATCTCGCCATCGGCTTAAAAATGGAAAAGACATTGAAGGCCAAGGGGTTCGACGTCAAGATGACCCGAAAGACGGACGTGTACCTGAAGCTCCAAGAGCGGACGGATATTGCCAACAAGGCGAACGCGGATATGTTCGTCAGCATTCACGTCAACTCTTTGCCTCCGGGGAAGAATTCGGCAGGGTTCGAGATTTACTTGATGGCTTTGCCCACAGACAACGACGCCTTAACTTTGGCGGAGATCGAAAACCGGGAGTATCTAGAGGACAAAGCTGGGAGCGGGGCCGTGTCGGATCACAGGACCGAGGTTTTGCTGAAGATCCTGGGAGACATGCAGCAGAATAATAAGATCAATGAAAGCACTGTCGCCGCCGAGGTGCTGTTCAAGACCGGTAACGCCAGCCGATTACCAATGAAGCGCGTCGCTCAAGCGCCGTTTTTCGTTCTGCGAGGAGCGATGATGCCAGCTGTATTGTTGGAGACGGGCTTCATTACGAACACCAAGGAGGCGAAGCTGTTGGCCCACCCAGATTACCAGCAGAAGATCGCCGACGCGATGACGGACGGCGTTTACAATTACCTGAGGCAACGATGA
- a CDS encoding threonine aldolase: MRGLFSADFLESIDLRSDTVTKPSAEMRQAMSEAEVGDDVFGEDPTVKRLEEKGAELLGKEAALYVTSGTQGNLVSLLTHCGRGDGAIVGRNSHILNYEGGGLCALGSIVSIQVDDNAGGDVGNNDVGNNKENNGGDEKSLPSIANLERLLTAKNNVHFAQSTLLCLENTHNRGGGHASSPQEIARRVDWAHGKGLAVHVDGARLFNAAVAQGVAPSALVRDVDSVQVCLSKGLGAPVGSLICASRSFIERARFWRKKVGGGLRQVGIVAAAGLYALERNVDRLAEDHKNAQLIQNILQKGGLRVTEVKRPTNMVYFSARDEASADKLLEACRKKGVFFNKTAPDTFRLVTHLDVSRQQANTAADIIVKEYRP, translated from the coding sequence GTGCGTGGTTTGTTCTCCGCGGATTTTTTAGAATCTATAGATTTGCGAAGCGATACAGTGACGAAGCCCAGCGCCGAAATGCGCCAAGCGATGAGTGAAGCTGAGGTGGGCGACGATGTTTTCGGCGAAGATCCCACGGTGAAGCGCCTGGAAGAAAAAGGCGCGGAACTTCTGGGCAAGGAGGCGGCGCTTTATGTGACATCGGGAACCCAGGGCAACTTGGTTTCTCTTTTGACGCACTGCGGCAGGGGGGATGGCGCCATTGTCGGGCGAAATTCCCATATTTTGAACTACGAGGGCGGCGGTTTGTGCGCCCTGGGAAGCATCGTGTCGATACAGGTAGACGACAATGCGGGGGGCGATGTGGGAAACAATGATGTGGGAAACAATAAAGAAAATAATGGAGGAGACGAAAAAAGCCTTCCCTCCATCGCGAATCTAGAGCGCCTCTTGACCGCGAAAAATAACGTTCATTTCGCTCAATCTACGTTATTGTGCCTCGAAAACACCCATAACCGGGGTGGCGGACACGCGTCTTCGCCTCAGGAAATCGCTCGGCGGGTGGACTGGGCTCATGGAAAAGGTCTAGCTGTGCATGTGGACGGGGCGCGCCTTTTCAACGCCGCCGTGGCTCAAGGAGTCGCGCCATCGGCTTTGGTGAGAGATGTGGATTCGGTACAGGTTTGTCTTTCTAAAGGGTTGGGCGCTCCCGTGGGGAGTCTGATTTGTGCCTCGCGGAGTTTTATTGAAAGAGCGCGTTTCTGGAGAAAGAAAGTCGGGGGTGGCCTGCGTCAGGTCGGCATCGTAGCCGCGGCTGGACTCTATGCCCTCGAACGTAACGTTGACCGCTTGGCGGAAGACCACAAAAACGCCCAGCTGATTCAGAATATTCTCCAAAAGGGTGGACTCCGCGTCACGGAGGTGAAGCGGCCGACGAATATGGTGTACTTCAGCGCGCGGGACGAGGCGAGTGCGGATAAGCTGCTCGAAGCCTGCCGGAAAAAGGGCGTGTTTTTCAACAAAACCGCTCCAGACACCTTTCGCCTGGTCACGCACTTGGACGTAAGCCGGCAGCAGGCCAACACCGCGGCGGACATCATCGTCAAGGAGTATCGACCCTAA
- a CDS encoding PHP domain-containing protein, whose translation MLKIDLHLHSSFSDGILSPEKLALWLKAKKVSVASLTDHDTAEGVELFLSRCGKFGIKGIAGVELSAAYNGVLHVLGYRFDPENEVLRTTLKRNRQARHARNLLICEKLRNLGLAISIEEVKASIEGMKASVEEVKASVEEVKASVGVGFEGDGRAIGRPHMARVLWNKGYVPNVKAAFDKYLGRGGAAYVPRPLLPPEECIRMIRRAGGLPVLAHPRQTTPDLDQLPPLLSRLKNDGLWGLECWSPGNSAAEIYRCLQIAASFDLFPTGGSDFHGGNHSSVSVGVVVREDLLPWAHLCGGL comes from the coding sequence TTGCTGAAGATCGATCTTCATCTCCATAGCTCGTTTTCGGATGGAATTTTGTCTCCAGAAAAGCTGGCGCTCTGGCTGAAGGCGAAAAAAGTTTCTGTCGCCAGTCTGACAGACCACGATACGGCGGAGGGAGTAGAACTTTTTCTTTCCCGGTGCGGTAAGTTCGGGATCAAGGGGATTGCCGGTGTGGAATTATCCGCCGCTTATAATGGGGTGTTGCATGTGTTGGGGTATCGTTTCGACCCCGAAAATGAGGTTTTGCGAACCACCTTGAAGCGGAATCGGCAGGCGCGCCACGCGCGGAATCTTTTGATTTGCGAAAAATTGCGGAACTTGGGGCTTGCTATTTCTATAGAGGAAGTAAAGGCTTCTATAGAGGGAATGAAGGCTTCTGTAGAGGAAGTGAAGGCTTCCGTAGAGGAAGTGAAGGCTTCTGTGGGCGTAGGTTTCGAGGGGGACGGCCGGGCAATAGGGCGTCCCCATATGGCACGGGTGTTGTGGAACAAAGGATACGTCCCCAACGTCAAGGCCGCTTTCGACAAGTACTTGGGACGAGGGGGGGCGGCTTATGTTCCGCGCCCTCTTTTGCCGCCAGAGGAGTGTATCCGTATGATCCGCCGAGCGGGAGGTTTACCTGTTTTGGCTCATCCGCGTCAGACCACTCCCGACTTGGACCAACTGCCTCCTCTTTTAAGCCGATTGAAAAATGATGGGCTATGGGGATTGGAGTGTTGGTCTCCTGGCAACAGCGCGGCCGAAATTTATCGTTGTCTCCAGATCGCAGCCTCCTTCGATTTATTTCCTACGGGAGGGTCTGATTTTCATGGAGGCAACCATTCCTCGGTATCGGTGGGAGTGGTTGTAAGAGAGGACCTTTTACCTTGGGCCCATTTATGCGGCGGCCTTTGA
- a CDS encoding chemotaxis protein CheW, with protein sequence MAVHTGGDTIVGASQKEINVESLGQEHINLVFALGSEDFGVDVNIVREIVRVPPFITRVPNAPNYIRGVINLRGTIVPVFDMELKIGMYSTVLTDEARIVVLSVSDVMFGIIVNSVREVRTIYDAQLEAAAKLSTTLDKRYVLWVAKPADGRLILLLDVSTLFDLDQILLEDAEA encoded by the coding sequence GTGGCTGTGCATACAGGAGGAGATACCATCGTGGGTGCCTCCCAAAAAGAAATCAATGTTGAGTCTCTGGGACAGGAGCATATCAATCTTGTTTTCGCGCTCGGCAGCGAGGATTTTGGTGTGGATGTCAATATCGTAAGGGAGATCGTGAGGGTACCGCCCTTCATTACCCGAGTGCCTAACGCGCCCAACTATATTCGAGGAGTCATCAATCTGCGGGGGACCATTGTTCCAGTGTTCGACATGGAACTCAAAATTGGTATGTATTCCACCGTTTTGACGGATGAGGCGCGTATTGTGGTCCTTTCCGTCAGCGATGTTATGTTTGGTATTATCGTAAACTCCGTCCGGGAGGTTCGGACGATCTACGACGCCCAACTGGAGGCCGCGGCCAAACTTTCCACCACGCTGGATAAGCGTTACGTTTTGTGGGTCGCTAAACCGGCGGATGGACGGCTGATTCTGTTGTTGGACGTGTCGACGCTGTTCGATTTGGATCAGATTCTGCTCGAGGACGCCGAGGCATAG